The proteins below are encoded in one region of Mycobacterium shinjukuense:
- a CDS encoding PPE family protein, translated as MVATDFAALPPEINSARIYSGPGSAPLMQAAAAWERLANELNSTAASYAAVISGLTGQEWLGPSSMSMAAAAAPYVAWMRTTAAQAEQAAAQALAAANAYEVAYATTVPPAAIAANRNTMVSLVRTNVFGQNTPAIAASEADYGEMWAQDIVAMEGYAGSSEAASQLTPFTPPPPTTTGAEPAADATALAAAAAPSAAAVNLPDLVDLPTPLGELDLLVAAAVAVAASSLGVQTAQLIEIYRHDEVDEWEKYPFGPESAEAEEEAGGGSSPYVPGPSRGRGPTPLPGRVFTPPQPPIAALSGHATNIGGLSVPQSWLLPPAVRQVAAMFPGTTPMFMTDGSEGAYTGMAAAGLAGTSLAGLAARGASSSPTPAAAAPTAGGGSGGGAAATRPAATSPTIPAAAAGAGIAGLPPGLPPGVVANLAATLAAIPGATIIVVPPNPNANH; from the coding sequence GTGGTTGCCACCGACTTTGCCGCGCTACCACCGGAAATCAATTCGGCCAGAATCTATTCCGGGCCCGGCTCGGCTCCGCTGATGCAAGCGGCCGCGGCCTGGGAGCGGCTGGCCAACGAACTGAATTCGACGGCCGCCTCGTACGCTGCGGTGATCTCCGGGCTCACCGGCCAGGAATGGCTGGGCCCCTCGTCGATGTCGATGGCGGCGGCGGCCGCCCCCTACGTGGCGTGGATGAGGACCACCGCCGCTCAGGCCGAGCAGGCCGCCGCCCAGGCCCTGGCCGCGGCGAACGCCTACGAGGTGGCGTACGCGACGACGGTGCCCCCGGCGGCGATCGCGGCCAACCGCAACACCATGGTTTCCCTGGTGCGGACCAACGTGTTCGGACAGAACACGCCGGCGATCGCGGCCAGCGAAGCCGACTATGGCGAAATGTGGGCGCAGGACATCGTCGCCATGGAGGGCTACGCAGGCAGCTCGGAAGCCGCGTCGCAGCTGACACCCTTCACCCCGCCGCCGCCGACCACCACCGGGGCCGAGCCGGCGGCCGACGCCACGGCGCTGGCCGCGGCGGCCGCACCGTCCGCGGCGGCCGTGAACCTACCCGACCTGGTGGACCTGCCGACCCCACTGGGGGAGCTTGACCTTCTGGTGGCCGCGGCCGTGGCCGTCGCGGCCTCCAGCCTGGGCGTGCAGACGGCGCAACTGATCGAGATCTACCGCCACGACGAGGTCGACGAGTGGGAGAAGTACCCATTCGGCCCGGAATCGGCGGAAGCGGAAGAGGAAGCCGGTGGCGGATCAAGTCCGTACGTCCCCGGCCCCAGCCGGGGACGGGGCCCCACGCCGCTGCCGGGCCGGGTGTTCACCCCGCCCCAGCCCCCGATCGCCGCGCTGAGCGGCCATGCCACCAACATCGGCGGGCTGTCGGTGCCGCAGAGCTGGCTGCTGCCGCCGGCGGTGCGCCAGGTCGCCGCGATGTTCCCGGGAACGACTCCGATGTTCATGACCGACGGTTCCGAGGGTGCCTACACCGGGATGGCGGCCGCGGGGTTGGCCGGGACCAGCCTGGCCGGTCTTGCCGCCCGGGGCGCCTCGTCGTCTCCGACCCCCGCGGCGGCCGCCCCGACGGCCGGCGGCGGCAGCGGGGGCGGCGCGGCGGCCACCCGGCCCGCGGCGACCTCGCCCACGATCCCCGCGGCCGCCGCCGGGGCGGGCATCGCGGGCCTACCGCCGGGCTTGCCGCCCGGCGTCGTGGCGAATCTCGCGGCGACCCTGGCGGCCATCCCCGGGGCGACCATCATCGTCGTACCGCCGAACCCGAACGCCAACCATTAG
- a CDS encoding PaaI family thioesterase, protein MGPQDIDPEYQHHGGFPEYGPASPGEGFGRFVATMRRLQDLAVSADPGDAVWDEAAERAAALVELLGPFQAEEGKAPAGRTPGLPGMGSLLLPPWTLTRYDPDGVEMTGSFSRFHVGGNSAVHGGVLPLLFDHIFGMISHAAGRPISRTAFLHVDYRKITPIDAALVIRGRVTGIEGRKAFVAAELVDGDETLLAEGNGLMVRLLPGQP, encoded by the coding sequence CTGGGCCCCCAAGACATCGATCCCGAATACCAACACCACGGCGGTTTCCCGGAATACGGCCCGGCCAGTCCGGGTGAGGGTTTCGGCCGGTTCGTGGCGACGATGCGCCGGCTACAGGATCTGGCGGTGTCGGCAGATCCCGGCGACGCGGTGTGGGACGAGGCGGCCGAGCGCGCCGCGGCCCTGGTCGAGCTGCTGGGCCCGTTCCAAGCCGAGGAAGGCAAGGCGCCGGCCGGGCGGACCCCGGGCCTGCCCGGCATGGGCAGCCTGTTGCTGCCGCCGTGGACGCTGACCCGCTACGACCCCGACGGTGTCGAGATGACGGGATCCTTTAGTCGGTTTCATGTCGGCGGCAACTCCGCGGTGCACGGCGGTGTGCTGCCGCTGCTGTTCGACCACATCTTCGGCATGATCTCGCACGCCGCCGGACGCCCGATCAGCCGGACCGCCTTCCTGCACGTCGATTACCGCAAGATCACCCCGATCGACGCGGCGCTGGTGATCCGGGGCCGGGTCACCGGCATCGAGGGCCGCAAGGCGTTCGTGGCGGCGGAGTTGGTCGACGGCGACGAGACGCTGCTGGCCGAGGGCAACGGCCTGATGGTGCGGCTACTGCCCGGCCAGCCGTGA
- a CDS encoding adenylosuccinate synthase: MPAIVLIGAQWGDEGKGKATDLLGGRVQWVVRYQGGNNAGHTVVLPTGENFALHLIPSGVLTPGVTNVIGNGVVIDPGVLLGELRGLKDRGVDTSRLLISADAHLLMPYHVAIDKVTERYMGTKKIGTTGRGIGPCYQDKVARMGIRVADVLDPDQLAHKVEAALEFKNQVLVKIYNRKALDPGQVVDALLEQAQGFRHRIADTRLLLNNALDAGETVLLEGSQGTLLDVDHGTYPYVTSSNPTAGGAAVGSGIGPTRIHTVLGILKAYTTRVGSGPFPTELFDEHGEYLSKTGGEFGVTTGRRRRCGWFDAVIARYATRVNGITDFFLTKLDVLSSLETVPVCVGYRIDGRLTREMPMTQSDLCRAQPVYDELPGWWEDISGARDFDDLPAKARDYVLRLEELAGAPVSCIGVGPGRDQTIVRRDVLRDRA, from the coding sequence ATGCCGGCAATCGTCCTCATCGGCGCCCAGTGGGGCGACGAGGGCAAGGGTAAGGCCACCGATCTGCTCGGTGGGCGGGTGCAGTGGGTGGTGCGCTATCAGGGCGGCAACAACGCCGGCCACACCGTGGTCCTGCCGACCGGTGAGAACTTCGCGTTGCACCTCATCCCGTCGGGGGTGCTGACGCCCGGCGTCACCAACGTGATCGGCAACGGCGTGGTGATCGACCCCGGCGTGCTGCTCGGCGAACTGCGGGGCCTGAAAGACCGGGGGGTCGACACCTCCAGGCTGTTGATCTCCGCGGACGCACACCTGCTGATGCCCTACCACGTCGCCATCGACAAGGTCACCGAGCGCTACATGGGCACCAAGAAGATCGGCACCACCGGCCGCGGCATCGGGCCCTGCTACCAGGACAAGGTCGCGCGCATGGGGATCCGGGTAGCCGATGTCCTGGACCCGGATCAGCTGGCCCACAAGGTCGAGGCCGCGCTGGAGTTCAAGAACCAGGTGCTGGTCAAGATCTACAACCGCAAGGCGCTGGATCCGGGGCAGGTGGTCGACGCGCTGCTGGAGCAGGCGCAAGGTTTCCGGCACCGCATCGCCGACACCCGGCTGCTGCTCAACAACGCGTTGGACGCCGGCGAAACGGTGTTGCTGGAAGGCTCGCAGGGCACCCTGCTCGACGTCGACCACGGCACCTACCCGTATGTGACATCGTCGAATCCGACCGCCGGCGGGGCGGCCGTGGGTTCGGGCATCGGTCCCACCCGGATCCACACGGTGCTGGGGATCCTCAAGGCCTACACCACCCGGGTGGGCTCCGGCCCGTTTCCCACCGAGCTGTTCGACGAGCATGGCGAGTACTTGTCCAAGACCGGCGGCGAGTTCGGGGTGACCACCGGCCGGCGCCGGCGCTGCGGCTGGTTCGACGCCGTCATCGCGCGCTACGCCACCCGGGTCAACGGCATCACCGACTTTTTCCTGACCAAGCTCGACGTGCTTTCCAGCCTGGAAACGGTGCCGGTGTGCGTCGGCTACCGGATCGACGGCAGGCTCACCCGGGAGATGCCGATGACCCAAAGCGACCTGTGCCGCGCCCAACCGGTGTACGACGAGCTGCCGGGCTGGTGGGAAGACATCTCCGGGGCCCGGGATTTCGACGACCTGCCCGCCAAGGCGCGTGACTATGTGTTGCGGCTGGAAGAGCTTGCCGGAGCACCGGTTTCGTGCATCGGGGTCGGCCCCGGACGGGATCAGACCATCGTGCGCCGCGACGTCCTGCGGGACCGCGCGTGA
- a CDS encoding peptidase M50: MYTAENAPSTAVLLFGDRPLPAALTGLPTHRADDPATIDAALDPYRRVVVVGGDADLATVLSRLLRTDRLDVEVGYAPRRRTAATRIYGLPTGRRAARHARHGAARRVPLIRDETGSVIVGRARWLPANEQALIHGEAVVDDTVLFDGDVAGVCVEPTLALPGLRASVRERRWRGWIAGRAAQLGTTGAVVVRDGVPAPRPVRRSTFYRNVEGWLLVR, translated from the coding sequence ATGTATACGGCCGAGAACGCACCCAGCACCGCGGTCTTGCTGTTCGGCGATCGGCCCCTGCCCGCCGCGTTGACCGGCCTGCCCACCCACCGAGCCGACGATCCGGCCACGATCGATGCCGCGCTGGACCCATACCGGCGGGTCGTGGTGGTCGGCGGCGATGCCGACCTGGCCACCGTGCTGAGCCGGCTGTTGCGCACCGACCGGCTCGACGTCGAGGTGGGCTACGCCCCGCGCCGGCGCACCGCCGCGACCCGGATCTACGGGTTGCCGACCGGGCGCCGGGCGGCGCGGCACGCGCGGCATGGGGCCGCTCGGCGGGTGCCGCTGATCCGCGACGAGACCGGATCGGTGATCGTGGGCCGCGCTCGTTGGCTACCGGCCAACGAGCAGGCCCTGATCCATGGCGAGGCCGTCGTTGACGACACCGTGCTGTTCGATGGCGATGTGGCCGGGGTGTGCGTCGAGCCGACGTTGGCTCTGCCCGGTCTGCGGGCCTCGGTACGCGAGCGCCGGTGGCGCGGGTGGATCGCCGGGCGCGCCGCCCAGCTGGGCACCACCGGCGCCGTGGTGGTGCGTGACGGCGTCCCGGCACCCCGCCCGGTGCGGCGATCGACGTTTTACCGCAACGTCGAGGGCTGGCTGCTGGTCCGGTAG
- a CDS encoding site-2 protease family protein: MGRRESVRPSPIFLGLVGVTAVGGALAWLAGETVQPLAYAGVFVMVIAGWLVSLCLHEFGHAFTAWRFGDHDVALRGYLSLDPRRYSHPMLSLGLPMLFIALGGIGLPGGAVYVQTGFMSTTRRTLVSVAGAAMNLLLAVLLLAATRLLYQPAHAVLWAGVAFLGFLQLTAVVLNLLPIPGLDGYDALEPHLSPQTQRALAPAKQFGLVFLLFLFLTPALNRWLFGMVYWLFELSGVDHWLAAAGNTLTRFWGVWL, encoded by the coding sequence ATGGGCAGGCGCGAGTCGGTGCGACCCAGCCCGATCTTTCTGGGCCTGGTCGGTGTGACGGCCGTCGGGGGCGCGCTGGCCTGGCTGGCCGGGGAGACGGTGCAGCCGCTGGCCTACGCCGGGGTGTTCGTCATGGTGATCGCCGGCTGGCTGGTGTCGCTGTGCCTGCACGAGTTCGGTCACGCGTTCACCGCCTGGCGATTCGGCGACCACGATGTCGCCCTGCGCGGCTATCTCTCGCTGGACCCGCGGCGCTACAGCCATCCCATGCTGTCGCTGGGCCTGCCGATGCTGTTCATCGCGCTGGGCGGAATCGGCCTTCCCGGGGGCGCGGTGTATGTGCAGACCGGGTTCATGAGCACCACCCGCCGAACGCTGGTCAGCGTGGCCGGAGCGGCGATGAACCTGCTGCTGGCCGTGCTGCTGCTGGCGGCAACCCGGCTGTTGTACCAGCCGGCGCACGCGGTGTTGTGGGCCGGGGTGGCGTTTCTGGGTTTCCTGCAGCTCACCGCGGTGGTGTTGAACCTGTTGCCCATTCCGGGCCTGGACGGTTACGACGCGCTGGAACCCCACCTGAGTCCCCAGACGCAGCGCGCGCTGGCGCCGGCCAAGCAGTTCGGCCTGGTGTTCCTGCTGTTCCTGTTCCTGACGCCGGCGCTGAACCGGTGGTTGTTCGGCATGGTGTACTGGCTCTTCGAGCTGTCCGGTGTGGACCACTGGCTGGCCGCCGCGGGCAACACGCTGACCCGCTTCTGGGGCGTGTGGTTGTGA
- the espB gene encoding EspB family ESX-1 secretion system-associated protein — MTKSHTLVVSTQELVARAAELEAPAPGRPHGGPKATCHVAAAYKANLALTLNIKAVQTYLDAGEGERRRLAQALRNAAKAYGHVDDNAAQAVNGQGPVSAVTTNAADGNAGFVALPYADVTKAEHALANAGASEYLPWEEAVTRVHHDDQGASLGRTADAWRAYRLVLEEISQRLRPFEHWTGDAATAAQAAFDEHRQWLDEMAQLCDQLASQAQALKSAQQTLVDHHPDEKDVKHYRSEKRAIFPPVAGQSDWPHMPKPRAFESRHHYVKRLYRHFQHKSEHALANYAQMTALSTIQPSLPPSAQGSISGSSPSGPLAEPTPAVLPPDVPDGPDLGPPSGLSGADGLPETPTLPAGQPASPSGAGPVRPPTGARSASGATLPTLKPASLGGGGAGGGGGVPRVPLEAAPLLSGGDGEPGARQIAGRDLAGLGRVNPAASGAMGGGGMGVAPIGHGGQDQAARKGKRGLGGEEPLYTEDRPHSESVIGQRRRREVAESKDTKERADAPAAG, encoded by the coding sequence ATGACGAAATCGCACACCCTGGTTGTAAGCACACAGGAACTTGTGGCCAGAGCCGCCGAGCTGGAGGCCCCAGCACCGGGGCGACCACACGGAGGCCCCAAGGCGACGTGCCACGTGGCGGCGGCCTACAAAGCGAACCTAGCGTTGACGCTGAACATCAAGGCGGTGCAGACGTATCTCGACGCGGGCGAAGGGGAGCGGCGGCGCCTGGCGCAGGCGCTGCGGAACGCGGCCAAAGCCTACGGGCACGTGGACGACAATGCCGCGCAGGCAGTGAATGGCCAGGGTCCGGTGTCGGCGGTGACGACCAACGCAGCCGATGGGAACGCGGGTTTCGTAGCGTTGCCCTACGCCGACGTCACCAAGGCCGAGCACGCGTTGGCCAACGCCGGCGCATCGGAATACCTGCCGTGGGAGGAGGCGGTAACGAGGGTCCACCATGATGACCAGGGCGCGTCGTTGGGCAGGACAGCGGATGCGTGGAGGGCCTACCGGCTAGTGCTGGAAGAAATCTCCCAGCGGTTGCGGCCCTTTGAACACTGGACAGGCGATGCGGCCACGGCTGCTCAGGCGGCCTTTGATGAACATCGGCAATGGCTAGACGAGATGGCTCAATTGTGCGACCAGCTGGCCAGCCAGGCCCAAGCTCTCAAGTCGGCACAACAAACCCTCGTCGACCACCATCCCGACGAAAAAGACGTCAAGCATTACAGATCCGAGAAGCGCGCCATCTTTCCCCCCGTGGCCGGCCAAAGTGATTGGCCTCACATGCCCAAACCACGAGCTTTTGAAAGCAGGCATCACTACGTGAAGCGCTTGTACCGGCACTTTCAACACAAGTCGGAGCACGCGCTGGCCAATTACGCCCAGATGACGGCTCTCTCGACCATCCAGCCATCGTTGCCCCCCAGTGCTCAGGGCAGCATCTCGGGAAGTTCGCCCTCGGGCCCGTTGGCGGAGCCCACCCCTGCTGTACTACCCCCCGACGTTCCTGACGGTCCGGATCTCGGGCCTCCTTCTGGATTGTCCGGCGCGGACGGGTTGCCCGAGACGCCCACGCTGCCTGCCGGACAGCCGGCGTCACCGAGCGGCGCGGGGCCGGTTCGTCCGCCAACCGGTGCGCGGTCGGCGAGTGGCGCGACACTCCCGACGCTAAAGCCGGCGTCGCTTGGGGGTGGCGGGGCTGGCGGGGGTGGGGGCGTGCCGCGGGTGCCGCTGGAGGCTGCGCCCTTACTGTCCGGGGGGGACGGTGAGCCTGGGGCACGGCAAATTGCGGGTCGTGACCTCGCGGGCCTTGGCCGGGTGAACCCAGCCGCGAGCGGGGCGATGGGCGGTGGTGGCATGGGCGTCGCGCCGATCGGCCACGGCGGTCAGGATCAGGCCGCTCGCAAGGGCAAGCGCGGGTTGGGGGGTGAGGAACCGCTGTATACCGAGGACCGGCCGCACAGCGAGTCCGTCATCGGGCAGCGGCGGCGTAGGGAGGTCGCGGAGAGCAAAGACACAAAGGAGCGAGCAGACGCGCCCGCGGCTGGCTGA
- a CDS encoding serine hydrolase domain-containing protein produces MRTLVKAMAAVTAALLGAVTGAGVGAPPAAGAPKTGQPPADFASWIEGEMHSAQIPGASVAVVKNYRVEWAAGFGLADVHTGRKVNTDTPFQIASVSKPIAAIAIIESFFDHGVSLTAPFAPIRFPDGSMWTVPNTYSRPVTAQGLLSHTAGIAAFHYSGLEPGQVLPTLAQELNGQPPATTPPITVATEPGTRWEYAPGGYTMLQAAVEQQNDWRPFERIVDEYVLDKIPGLRNSSFAAPPSAALADRLAVPYLPDGSALPGGARVFTAKASGSMVSTPIDMARIMIAFQEALAGWPSPIPGSVARAMMTRQPARMPDGHCLSTAEPNTAACIAPWGLGFDVNMDATFMDHIPDDRPTGDWFGHSGFNSGYLSFFLASKTGGNGLVVMINAAPADMATSDIPELPFVTEVIKRIANDQNWRN; encoded by the coding sequence GTGCGCACATTGGTAAAGGCCATGGCAGCCGTGACTGCTGCGCTACTTGGAGCGGTGACTGGTGCGGGTGTTGGGGCGCCGCCGGCGGCGGGTGCGCCCAAAACCGGACAACCGCCCGCCGATTTTGCATCATGGATCGAGGGCGAGATGCATAGTGCGCAGATTCCAGGTGCTTCGGTCGCGGTCGTGAAGAACTATCGTGTCGAGTGGGCGGCGGGATTCGGTCTGGCCGATGTTCACACGGGGCGGAAAGTGAACACCGACACGCCGTTTCAGATTGCTTCGGTGAGCAAGCCAATCGCGGCCATCGCGATCATCGAGTCGTTTTTTGACCACGGTGTGTCGCTGACTGCACCGTTTGCGCCGATCCGTTTCCCCGATGGCAGTATGTGGACGGTGCCGAATACGTATTCACGGCCGGTCACCGCGCAGGGGTTGCTGTCGCACACGGCGGGGATCGCCGCTTTTCATTACTCGGGTTTGGAGCCCGGTCAGGTCCTGCCGACGCTTGCCCAGGAACTCAATGGTCAGCCGCCGGCAACCACACCGCCGATCACGGTGGCCACCGAGCCGGGGACGCGGTGGGAGTATGCGCCCGGCGGCTACACGATGTTGCAGGCGGCGGTAGAGCAGCAGAACGACTGGCGCCCGTTTGAGCGGATCGTGGACGAGTATGTGCTGGACAAGATCCCAGGGCTGCGCAACAGTAGCTTCGCGGCCCCACCGAGTGCGGCGCTCGCCGACAGGCTTGCGGTGCCTTACTTGCCCGACGGGTCGGCGCTACCCGGCGGTGCGCGGGTGTTCACTGCTAAGGCATCGGGGAGCATGGTCAGTACACCGATCGACATGGCACGCATCATGATCGCGTTCCAGGAAGCGCTGGCCGGCTGGCCCTCACCGATACCCGGCTCCGTGGCTCGCGCAATGATGACGCGCCAGCCCGCCAGGATGCCCGACGGGCACTGTTTGTCCACCGCTGAACCGAACACTGCCGCGTGTATTGCCCCCTGGGGGCTAGGTTTTGACGTCAATATGGATGCGACGTTCATGGACCACATCCCCGACGATCGGCCGACCGGGGACTGGTTTGGGCACTCCGGATTCAATTCGGGATACCTGAGTTTTTTCTTGGCCAGCAAGACCGGTGGCAACGGACTTGTGGTGATGATCAACGCAGCACCGGCGGACATGGCGACCTCGGATATTCCCGAGCTGCCGTTCGTCACCGAAGTGATCAAACGTATAGCGAACGACCAGAATTGGCGGAACTGA
- a CDS encoding PPE family protein, with translation MNFTILPPEINSARMFAGAGSGPMLAAAAAWDALAGELDSAAVSFSSVTAGLAEGSWQGAAAMAMARAAAPYVSWLNTSAALAAGAAAQAKATAAVFEAARAATAHPGAVAANRTQLVSLVVSNLLGQNAPAIAAAEAEYEQLWAQDVAAMSGYHAKASAVVAQLSPWEGALKALVGAAGWSGPHAVAANSVLAAANPLGRSVAALLTLGNIGIGNVGLGNIGSFNLGGGNTGDFNFGGGNIGSFNLGGGNTGSINLGGGNVGLANLGSGNNGNTNFGFGNFGNINLGGGNGGSGNFGFGNRLGDANLGSGNVGSSNVGSGNNGSFNWGGGNDGNGNVGFGNSGNSNIGFGNHGNNNIGFGLTGNNMVGIGGLNSGVGNLGFGNSGSNNIGFFNSGDNNVGFFNSGDNNFGFSNSGSVNTGGWNGGAINTGFGNGGERNVGFGNSGIENMGSGNSGIGNVGFANSGWRNTGSFNSGGALSADGANTGSFNSGNFNTGFFNSGNTNTGLFNAGSVNTGIGSSITQIGSISGFGNTGTNVSGFFNSGTGTSGFHNTTMGVGFGSGIMNSGDHVAGISNSGSFNRGLVNTGIGGTGFFNTGSGNAGVANAGTNSSGGFNRGNDQSGFFGQP, from the coding sequence ATGAATTTCACGATCTTGCCGCCAGAGATCAACTCGGCTCGGATGTTCGCCGGCGCGGGGTCGGGTCCGATGCTGGCCGCGGCGGCGGCGTGGGACGCTTTGGCTGGGGAGCTGGATTCGGCGGCGGTCTCGTTCTCGTCGGTCACTGCCGGCTTGGCCGAAGGGTCGTGGCAGGGTGCGGCGGCGATGGCGATGGCGCGCGCGGCAGCTCCATATGTGAGTTGGCTGAACACATCGGCGGCGCTGGCAGCGGGTGCGGCTGCGCAGGCGAAGGCCACGGCTGCGGTGTTCGAGGCGGCCCGGGCGGCCACGGCGCACCCGGGTGCGGTGGCAGCGAATCGGACCCAGCTGGTGTCGCTGGTGGTGTCGAATCTGTTGGGGCAGAACGCTCCGGCGATCGCGGCGGCGGAGGCAGAGTATGAGCAGCTGTGGGCTCAGGATGTCGCCGCGATGTCGGGTTATCACGCGAAGGCATCGGCGGTGGTCGCGCAGCTGTCGCCCTGGGAGGGTGCGTTGAAAGCACTAGTCGGTGCGGCCGGGTGGTCAGGTCCGCACGCCGTGGCGGCCAACTCGGTGTTGGCCGCGGCTAACCCGCTTGGGCGGAGTGTTGCGGCTTTGTTGACGCTAGGCAACATCGGGATCGGGAATGTGGGTCTTGGGAACATCGGCAGCTTCAATCTGGGCGGCGGGAATACTGGCGATTTCAATTTCGGCGGCGGCAACATCGGCAGCTTCAATCTGGGCGGCGGGAACACCGGCAGCATAAACCTGGGCGGTGGCAACGTTGGTTTGGCAAACCTGGGCAGTGGAAACAACGGTAATACCAACTTCGGTTTCGGTAACTTTGGTAATATCAATCTGGGCGGCGGCAACGGCGGGTCCGGAAACTTCGGGTTCGGGAACAGACTCGGCGACGCAAATTTGGGCAGCGGGAATGTCGGCAGTTCCAACGTCGGTAGCGGAAACAACGGTTCCTTCAACTGGGGTGGCGGAAACGATGGCAACGGCAACGTCGGGTTTGGAAATTCCGGCAACAGTAACATTGGATTTGGCAACCACGGAAACAACAACATTGGTTTCGGGCTCACCGGAAATAATATGGTAGGAATTGGCGGATTGAACTCGGGCGTCGGGAATCTCGGCTTCGGAAACTCAGGTAGCAACAACATCGGATTCTTCAACTCGGGCGACAATAACGTCGGCTTCTTTAACTCGGGCGACAATAACTTCGGCTTTTCGAACTCGGGCTCCGTCAATACCGGCGGCTGGAATGGGGGCGCTATCAACACCGGCTTTGGGAACGGCGGCGAACGTAATGTAGGATTCGGCAACTCGGGCATCGAAAATATGGGTAGCGGTAATTCGGGCATCGGTAACGTGGGATTCGCGAACTCGGGTTGGCGCAACACCGGCAGCTTCAATTCGGGTGGCGCACTTTCGGCGGATGGTGCAAATACGGGAAGCTTCAACTCGGGTAATTTCAACACGGGTTTCTTTAACTCGGGTAACACCAATACGGGCCTTTTCAATGCGGGCAGCGTGAACACCGGCATCGGAAGCTCAATAACCCAAATCGGTTCGATCTCGGGCTTCGGAAACACTGGTACAAACGTTTCAGGATTTTTCAACTCCGGCACCGGTACCTCAGGGTTTCACAACACGACCATGGGCGTCGGTTTCGGCTCCGGCATCATGAATTCCGGCGACCACGTTGCGGGTATCAGCAACTCCGGCAGCTTCAATAGAGGTTTGGTCAACACCGGCATCGGCGGTACGGGCTTCTTTAATACCGGTAGCGGTAACGCCGGTGTGGCCAACGCCGGCACCAACAGCTCGGGGGGCTTCAACAGGGGGAATGACCAGTCGGGTTTCTTCGGTCAACCGTAA